In Candidatus Krumholzibacteriia bacterium, a genomic segment contains:
- a CDS encoding FlgD immunoglobulin-like domain containing protein produces MIKKLLFTLCLLLLVGKFAGFFAPAEKAREPNARPNEWFWTQRAWPHSGVNHDAWRQSVEEARRMQAESGLNRNAWVQAGPDNIGARVTDLALHPTQGNIVYAAMASGGVFRSVDTGANWEPIFDDQPSLSVGSVALDPQNPERIYVGTGEANAASLSFFGTGLYRSLDEGQSWEYSGLEETRYIARIAVDPGDSNRIFAAGTGSLFSPDPHRGVYRSEDGGDSWSLVFSLTDSTSCIDLVINPQNPDEIYAAMWERMRGLTYRRSGGPSSGIWRSQDGGESWSELSSGLPTDSHVGRIGLALCAESPDILYAIYADDSSYFDGVYKSSNGGDSWSRCNDSSLSGMYSSYGWWFGNIRVHPSDPNQVYALGLYFYRSQNGGQSWSEVGGNMHVDHHAMAFVPGSPHTIFNGNDGGLYRSGNGGDSWTKLGNQPTSQFYAIEVDYQNPERLYGGTQDNGTLRTLSGATDDWERILGGDGFTCIVDPGNANRIYAEYQYGGLCRSTNGGSSFSSATSGISGSDRRNWSTPVVLDPNNSQTMYYGSYRLYRSLNGASSWSAISGDLTGGNHGANFGTITTIAVAPSNSSVIYAGTDDAKVWRSTDGGTNWDYLADSLPERWVTRIAVDPYDEDIAYISYSGLRWDEAVSHVFCTTNGGTSWTDISGNLPELPVSVILVDPDFPSRLYVGTDLGCYFSDGGTFWQALGSGLPNVPVLDLKLHEPTRTLIAGTHGRSMFRLELQDPTEAADTAPLQLQQNYPNPFNPKTEIRFDLEKAGLAKLRIYDSSGRWVRSLLEGSLPAGEHRLHWDGRDHRGRDCASGTYFYRLDTGVKQLKRKMLLIR; encoded by the coding sequence GTGATCAAGAAGCTTCTTTTTACCCTCTGCCTTCTCCTGCTAGTGGGAAAGTTCGCGGGTTTCTTTGCGCCTGCAGAGAAAGCTCGCGAGCCGAATGCACGCCCCAATGAGTGGTTCTGGACACAGCGTGCCTGGCCCCATTCGGGTGTGAACCATGACGCCTGGAGACAGTCGGTCGAGGAAGCACGGAGGATGCAGGCGGAGTCAGGGCTGAATCGAAATGCCTGGGTGCAGGCCGGCCCGGACAACATCGGCGCAAGGGTAACGGACCTTGCCCTTCATCCCACGCAGGGGAATATCGTCTATGCGGCCATGGCCAGCGGGGGAGTATTCCGCTCAGTAGATACCGGTGCTAACTGGGAACCGATCTTTGATGATCAGCCTTCCCTGTCAGTGGGCTCCGTGGCTCTTGATCCCCAGAACCCGGAACGGATCTATGTCGGGACGGGAGAAGCCAATGCGGCCAGCCTGAGCTTCTTCGGTACGGGGCTCTATCGTTCTCTGGACGAGGGCCAAAGCTGGGAGTATTCCGGTCTGGAGGAAACGCGTTACATTGCCCGGATCGCTGTGGACCCCGGTGATTCCAATCGCATCTTTGCAGCGGGAACGGGAAGCCTCTTCAGTCCCGATCCCCATCGTGGCGTTTATCGAAGTGAAGACGGGGGCGACTCCTGGAGCCTGGTTTTCTCCCTGACGGATTCCACCTCCTGCATCGACCTTGTGATCAATCCCCAGAACCCGGATGAAATCTATGCCGCCATGTGGGAGCGCATGAGAGGCTTGACCTATCGCCGCTCCGGAGGGCCTTCCAGTGGAATCTGGCGCAGTCAGGATGGGGGCGAGAGCTGGTCGGAACTGAGTAGCGGTCTGCCCACGGACAGTCATGTCGGGCGTATCGGGCTGGCCCTCTGCGCCGAAAGCCCGGACATTCTTTATGCCATCTACGCAGACGACAGCAGCTATTTTGACGGCGTCTACAAGAGCTCAAACGGTGGGGACAGTTGGAGCCGCTGCAATGACTCCTCCCTTTCCGGCATGTACAGCTCCTATGGATGGTGGTTCGGGAATATCCGGGTGCATCCTTCAGACCCGAACCAGGTGTATGCTCTGGGTCTGTATTTCTATCGCAGCCAGAACGGGGGGCAGAGCTGGAGCGAGGTGGGCGGAAACATGCATGTGGATCACCACGCCATGGCCTTCGTCCCCGGCAGTCCCCACACAATCTTCAATGGCAATGACGGCGGTCTCTATCGAAGTGGAAACGGGGGAGACAGTTGGACGAAACTCGGTAATCAGCCGACCTCGCAATTTTATGCCATTGAGGTGGACTACCAGAATCCCGAGCGACTTTACGGAGGAACCCAGGATAACGGAACCCTGAGAACATTGAGCGGAGCCACGGACGACTGGGAAAGGATTCTGGGCGGGGATGGCTTTACCTGCATCGTGGACCCCGGCAATGCGAACCGGATCTATGCCGAGTACCAGTATGGCGGGCTCTGTCGTTCCACCAATGGGGGAAGCAGTTTCAGTTCAGCTACCTCCGGGATCTCCGGCTCGGATCGTCGCAACTGGTCGACTCCCGTGGTCCTCGATCCCAACAACTCCCAGACCATGTACTACGGAAGCTATCGACTGTATCGAAGCCTGAACGGAGCCTCCAGTTGGTCGGCCATCAGCGGAGACCTCACCGGGGGGAACCACGGTGCCAATTTCGGAACCATCACAACAATCGCCGTAGCTCCTTCCAATTCCAGTGTAATCTACGCAGGAACCGATGATGCGAAGGTATGGAGAAGCACGGACGGGGGCACAAATTGGGACTACCTTGCCGATTCTCTCCCCGAGCGTTGGGTGACGCGCATTGCCGTGGATCCTTACGATGAGGACATTGCCTACATCAGCTATTCCGGCCTGCGCTGGGACGAAGCGGTGTCGCATGTGTTCTGTACCACAAACGGTGGCACTTCCTGGACAGACATCAGCGGGAACCTCCCCGAGCTTCCCGTAAGTGTCATTCTTGTGGATCCGGACTTCCCTTCCAGACTCTATGTCGGTACGGATCTCGGCTGCTATTTCAGCGATGGAGGAACATTCTGGCAGGCACTGGGTTCCGGGCTTCCCAATGTGCCGGTGCTGGACCTGAAGCTTCATGAGCCTACACGCACCCTGATTGCGGGAACTCATGGCAGAAGCATGTTCCGACTGGAACTTCAGGATCCTACCGAGGCCGCCGACACGGCTCCCCTGCAACTGCAGCAGAACTATCCCAATCCCTTCAATCCGAAAACAGAGATCCGCTTTGACCTGGAGAAAGCGGGCCTTGCGAAGCTTCGGATCTACGATTCCTCGGGAAGGTGGGTTCGCAGTCTGCTGGAGGGAAGTCTTCCTGCAGGAGAGCATCGCCTGCATTGGGACGGTCGGGATCATCGAGGGCGGGACTGTGCGAGCGGCACCTATTTCTATCGGCTGGATACCGGCGTGAAACAGCTGAAGAGAAAGATGCTTCTCATTCGCTAG
- a CDS encoding M14 family zinc carboxypeptidase, producing MRLAIVCLSVLLVLPSLALEESHTLLRFYIESEEDMNYILINPDELDITESGRAWDYYDIVVQREDYMKLTLRGSRIEVLQDDLENFYASRLDSRTNFGIYHTYSEAIAWMDSLHMLYPEVVSEKWSIGQSHQGNDLWCFRVSDNPEQDEVEPELLFDGLHHAREIMASEMPLMLAEYLAENYGVDPEITYLLDNREVYFVPIVNPDGFLYNESTNPNGGGMWRKNRRNNGGSYGVDPNRNYPYEWGLDSGSSGSPSSETYRGPYAASEPEVQAMIALINDHQFDLRQSWHSYSELTLYPWGYTTADTPDEELFRDIAAEMVKYNGYAPGQPGDVLYIVSGGTFDWDYGAQGEHEKIFGFTNEIGHSGDGFWPPESRRQQLFEDNLWPSLYMIQISGSLRAVQFSHSPAPFTPDFYSPVEVQTIPTGYEGTAIDPASVTLHYRLNGGEFVDQPMTATGVPGEYGSSIPAQAVGSVVEYFLTANDVGGHTGSSPFGAPLNLHYYEIGESFEHTMEAERGWTVGASDDDATTGVWVRVDPVPTGCQPGDDHSADGTLCWITGQHPGGSDGANDVDSGKTTLFSPSYDFSGATSAVFSYWKWYSNDQGADPNNDWWDVDLSNDGGNSWISLEHTTTSSNAWVQESFDLFDHVGEAGVLQLRFIASDEGSGSLVEGGVDDFLLAGIFDTTGDDGLSVSFVDRLHQNNPNPFNPKTEIRFNLAEEGPALLRVFDSRGRVIRVLAEGEHAAGEHLLSWDGRDVTGHPLPSGVYFYRLETRDRVASKKMVLIK from the coding sequence ATGCGTCTGGCCATCGTCTGCCTGTCAGTTCTGCTTGTCTTGCCCTCACTCGCACTCGAGGAATCACATACCCTGCTTCGATTCTACATCGAGTCAGAAGAGGATATGAACTACATCCTGATCAACCCCGATGAACTCGACATTACGGAGTCGGGGCGAGCCTGGGATTACTATGACATCGTCGTGCAGCGTGAGGACTACATGAAGCTCACTCTTCGTGGCAGCCGGATCGAGGTGCTTCAGGATGACCTGGAGAACTTCTACGCTTCGCGCCTGGACAGCCGCACGAACTTCGGCATCTATCACACCTACAGCGAGGCCATCGCCTGGATGGACAGCCTCCACATGCTCTACCCCGAAGTGGTCAGCGAGAAGTGGTCCATCGGTCAAAGCCATCAGGGGAACGATCTCTGGTGCTTCCGGGTTTCCGACAATCCGGAGCAGGATGAGGTGGAGCCGGAGCTTCTCTTTGACGGACTGCATCATGCCCGCGAGATTATGGCCTCGGAAATGCCCCTGATGCTGGCCGAGTACCTCGCGGAGAATTACGGGGTCGACCCGGAGATTACCTATCTGCTTGATAATCGCGAAGTCTACTTCGTTCCCATCGTCAACCCCGACGGATTCCTCTACAACGAGTCCACCAATCCGAACGGCGGAGGAATGTGGCGGAAGAACCGTCGCAATAATGGCGGAAGTTACGGCGTGGACCCGAACCGCAACTATCCCTACGAGTGGGGTCTGGACAGCGGGAGTAGCGGGAGCCCTTCGAGCGAAACCTATCGCGGTCCCTATGCGGCCAGCGAGCCGGAAGTGCAGGCCATGATCGCGCTGATCAATGACCATCAATTCGACCTTCGCCAGAGTTGGCATTCCTACAGTGAACTCACGCTCTATCCCTGGGGTTACACCACTGCCGACACACCCGACGAGGAACTCTTCCGTGACATTGCCGCAGAAATGGTCAAGTACAATGGCTATGCGCCTGGGCAACCCGGGGACGTTCTCTACATCGTCTCGGGCGGTACCTTCGACTGGGATTACGGCGCACAGGGTGAACACGAGAAGATCTTCGGATTTACCAACGAGATCGGTCATTCCGGCGACGGTTTCTGGCCGCCGGAATCCCGCCGCCAGCAACTCTTTGAGGACAATCTCTGGCCTTCACTCTACATGATCCAGATTTCCGGAAGCCTGCGCGCCGTTCAGTTCAGCCACAGCCCGGCTCCCTTCACGCCGGACTTCTATTCACCGGTCGAAGTGCAGACTATCCCCACGGGCTATGAGGGTACTGCGATTGACCCGGCGAGCGTCACGCTTCACTACCGTTTGAACGGGGGAGAGTTTGTTGATCAGCCGATGACGGCCACGGGAGTTCCCGGGGAATATGGATCCTCCATTCCCGCTCAAGCCGTGGGAAGCGTGGTCGAGTACTTCCTTACGGCAAACGATGTCGGCGGGCACACGGGAAGCAGCCCCTTCGGTGCGCCCCTGAATCTGCATTACTACGAAATCGGCGAGAGCTTCGAGCACACGATGGAAGCCGAACGAGGATGGACTGTGGGAGCTTCCGACGACGATGCCACGACCGGAGTCTGGGTGCGCGTGGATCCGGTGCCTACGGGCTGCCAGCCAGGTGACGACCATAGTGCCGATGGAACTCTCTGCTGGATTACCGGACAGCATCCCGGTGGAAGTGACGGGGCCAACGATGTGGACAGTGGAAAGACCACTCTCTTCAGCCCGAGCTATGACTTCAGCGGTGCTACTTCCGCAGTCTTCAGCTACTGGAAATGGTACTCCAACGACCAGGGTGCCGATCCGAACAATGACTGGTGGGATGTGGATCTCAGCAATGACGGCGGCAACAGCTGGATCTCCCTGGAACACACGACGACTTCGAGCAATGCCTGGGTGCAGGAGAGCTTCGACCTCTTTGACCATGTCGGAGAAGCAGGGGTCTTGCAGCTACGCTTCATTGCCTCGGATGAAGGTTCCGGCTCCCTGGTCGAAGGCGGCGTCGATGACTTCCTGCTCGCCGGCATCTTTGACACCACGGGAGACGATGGACTCAGCGTTTCCTTTGTGGACCGCCTGCATCAGAACAACCCCAATCCCTTCAATCCGAAGACGGAAATCCGTTTCAATCTGGCAGAAGAGGGTCCGGCTCTTCTGCGCGTCTTTGATTCACGGGGCCGGGTGATTCGGGTTCTTGCTGAAGGCGAGCATGCCGCTGGCGAGCACCTGCTTTCCTGGGATGGCAGGGACGTGACAGGCCACCCGCTTCCAAGTGGCGTCTACTTCTATCGTCTGGAAACGCGAGACCGTGTCGCCAGTAAGAAAATGGTGCTGATCAAGTGA
- a CDS encoding DUF4956 domain-containing protein yields MDELLQTLAMRPEPWTGGEVFLNTTLAFLMGLFVSWVYRATQRQLTVSFSFLNTIVLLSMLMSLVMMVIGSNIARAFGLAGAMSIIRFRTVVKDTRDTAYVFYALAVGMACGTGNLMIAAFGGLLVGLFVGILHWTRHGSSGHSEFLLTFQQLPSDHEEQRRIYLPVFEQYFRSYDLVNVKSRKMGDVIKLSFMVTLKNPSDVDQIVGDLSGLEGLMKVNLHWGEKAEN; encoded by the coding sequence ATGGATGAACTGTTGCAGACACTGGCGATGAGACCCGAACCCTGGACGGGGGGAGAGGTTTTTCTCAACACGACTCTGGCCTTTCTCATGGGGCTTTTCGTCTCCTGGGTCTATCGTGCAACACAACGGCAACTGACGGTTTCCTTTTCCTTCCTGAACACCATCGTCCTTCTCTCCATGCTGATGAGCCTGGTCATGATGGTCATCGGCAGCAACATCGCCCGGGCCTTCGGTCTGGCCGGAGCCATGTCGATCATCCGTTTCCGCACGGTCGTCAAGGACACCCGCGACACGGCCTATGTCTTCTACGCACTGGCAGTGGGCATGGCTTGCGGTACGGGCAACCTGATGATTGCCGCCTTCGGAGGACTGCTCGTCGGATTGTTTGTCGGGATTCTCCACTGGACACGCCACGGCTCAAGCGGACACTCGGAGTTTCTTCTCACCTTCCAGCAACTGCCTTCAGACCATGAAGAGCAGCGCCGAATCTACCTGCCCGTCTTTGAGCAGTACTTTCGAAGTTATGACCTGGTGAATGTCAAAAGCCGTAAAATGGGAGATGTCATCAAGCTCAGCTTCATGGTGACGCTCAAGAACCCATCGGATGTCGACCAGATCGTTGGCGATCTTTCGGGACTGGAAGGTCTGATGAAGGTGAACCTGCACTGGGGCGAAAAGGCCGAGAACTGA
- a CDS encoding polyphosphate polymerase domain-containing protein: MASAFRRYELKYRLPIAWMEEIRDIVFPFVIHDEHCRDLPRQRYTVRSIYFDTEDLDFFYEKLDSVNVRKKLRVRTYDSVCNESVAFLEIKRKIGRRSVKERVQLTVGGVEEALNGSYPSPDFEDWVFSDRKVLEKFRFNMRVMHLAPVVLVSYEREAMIGRDNPRDRVTFDQNIRSLSNPEMDDIGEDDPLRQFEDEFFVLELKFDDNMPSWMCRLTRLMNLMPRSYSKYCEGINAWAQIPQ; this comes from the coding sequence GTGGCCAGTGCTTTTCGCAGATATGAACTGAAGTACCGTCTTCCGATTGCCTGGATGGAGGAAATCCGGGACATCGTTTTCCCTTTTGTCATTCACGACGAACATTGCAGGGACCTTCCCCGACAACGGTACACGGTAAGAAGCATCTACTTTGATACCGAGGATCTGGACTTCTTTTACGAGAAGCTCGACAGCGTCAATGTCCGCAAGAAGCTTCGCGTGAGAACCTACGACAGCGTCTGCAATGAGTCCGTGGCCTTTCTCGAGATCAAGCGCAAGATTGGTCGCCGTTCCGTGAAAGAACGGGTGCAGCTCACCGTGGGGGGAGTGGAAGAAGCTCTCAATGGCAGCTATCCTTCTCCGGATTTTGAGGACTGGGTCTTTTCGGATCGAAAGGTTCTTGAAAAGTTTCGATTCAACATGCGGGTGATGCACCTCGCCCCGGTAGTTCTCGTGAGCTATGAGAGGGAAGCCATGATTGGCAGGGACAACCCCCGCGACAGGGTCACCTTTGACCAGAACATCCGCAGCCTCTCGAATCCGGAAATGGATGACATTGGAGAGGATGACCCGCTTCGTCAGTTCGAGGACGAGTTCTTTGTCCTGGAACTGAAGTTCGACGACAATATGCCCTCCTGGATGTGCCGCCTTACCCGTCTTATGAACCTGATGCCTCGCTCCTACTCGAAGTATTGCGAAGGCATCAATGCCTGGGCACAGATTCCGCAGTAA
- a CDS encoding HlyD family efflux transporter periplasmic adaptor subunit, which translates to MTRVPESWRRGRFWSVFLGSLAVLFLVLGLVKVDRRVSGSCQLLPRSQWTLSELGPGSYESRAVDHQSGETLHYRVYRFDRPAILDLELSDIPDNPGHRRVNEGDLIARVQSSSLELEMAERARALGDAKSLLATLKAGEKPEELDRASLAQKQAQASYDAFLPQLLRQREMHREGIVSDEILEDFEVRGKLLSLDLDLARAELRVLSTGSRPEEIAAAEQTLQGLQAEMSAMEEVLLAQEILSPLGGLLHSGHGEGQLLQVSRQDSLVLTVLIPQERADFLKHGQQISFHVPGMKGTRLQCRLHRSDSRTIVTRSGNYIAVFASLENPGEELLPGMRGLASVYGERASLLRILYENFLRGLKREFWHLMGEGT; encoded by the coding sequence ATGACGCGAGTTCCCGAATCCTGGCGTCGTGGCCGTTTCTGGTCTGTCTTTCTCGGATCCCTGGCAGTCCTGTTTCTGGTTCTCGGCCTTGTCAAGGTGGACCGCAGGGTCAGCGGATCTTGCCAGCTACTTCCCCGCAGCCAGTGGACCCTGAGTGAACTGGGCCCGGGTAGCTATGAATCCCGCGCCGTGGATCACCAGAGTGGCGAGACACTTCACTATCGCGTCTATCGCTTTGATCGCCCGGCCATACTGGATCTGGAGCTATCCGATATTCCCGACAACCCGGGTCACCGAAGGGTGAATGAGGGAGACCTGATTGCACGGGTGCAATCCTCCTCTCTGGAACTGGAGATGGCAGAAAGGGCCCGCGCACTTGGCGATGCAAAGAGCTTGTTGGCAACTCTCAAGGCCGGGGAAAAACCGGAAGAGCTGGATAGAGCAAGCCTGGCGCAGAAACAGGCTCAAGCCAGTTACGATGCTTTCCTGCCCCAGCTTCTCCGGCAAAGGGAGATGCACCGGGAGGGAATCGTTAGCGATGAAATCCTGGAGGACTTCGAGGTTCGTGGAAAACTCCTGAGTCTGGACCTGGATCTGGCAAGAGCAGAACTCAGGGTTCTCTCTACCGGATCAAGGCCCGAGGAGATTGCCGCAGCCGAACAGACACTCCAGGGCCTGCAGGCGGAGATGTCCGCCATGGAAGAGGTTCTGCTCGCGCAGGAAATCCTCTCTCCTCTGGGCGGCCTTCTTCACTCCGGGCATGGGGAAGGGCAGTTGCTTCAGGTAAGCCGTCAGGATTCTTTGGTTCTTACCGTCCTGATTCCCCAGGAAAGAGCAGACTTTCTGAAGCATGGACAGCAGATTAGTTTTCATGTCCCCGGCATGAAGGGAACCCGCTTGCAGTGCCGTCTGCATCGAAGCGACTCCCGCACGATCGTAACCAGAAGCGGGAACTACATTGCCGTTTTTGCCAGCCTGGAAAACCCGGGGGAAGAACTCCTGCCCGGGATGCGCGGCTTGGCTTCCGTCTACGGTGAGCGGGCAAGTCTTCTCCGAATCCTCTACGAGAACTTCCTCCGTGGCCTGAAGCGTGAATTCTGGCACCTGATGGGCGAGGGTACATAG
- a CDS encoding phospholipase D-like domain-containing protein produces MNPTESLGSSVFQLSLDRNPRQTTLSALASAGESVNAVVYKFKDPRILSALQEAAKRGVALRILLDAKEAAENAGITRALQECGAELRLWPRSRGKLHAKFLIIDSRQVLSGSYNWTLSGAGKNVELLNIFESSADVQRHEELFAQLWKMASP; encoded by the coding sequence GTGAACCCAACCGAGTCGCTTGGTTCTTCGGTGTTTCAGCTCTCTCTGGACAGAAACCCAAGGCAGACGACCCTGTCCGCCCTGGCTTCTGCCGGCGAGAGCGTGAACGCCGTTGTGTACAAGTTCAAGGATCCCCGGATCCTCTCCGCCTTGCAAGAGGCCGCGAAGAGGGGGGTCGCCTTGCGTATTCTTCTGGATGCCAAGGAGGCCGCTGAGAACGCAGGCATCACTCGCGCCCTTCAGGAGTGCGGCGCGGAACTGCGTCTTTGGCCCCGCTCCCGGGGTAAACTCCATGCGAAGTTCCTCATCATCGACTCCCGGCAGGTGCTTTCCGGCAGTTACAACTGGACCCTGTCCGGCGCCGGGAAGAATGTAGAACTCTTGAACATCTTTGAGAGCTCCGCAGATGTTCAGCGGCATGAAGAGCTCTTTGCTCAACTATGGAAGATGGCCTCACCATGA
- a CDS encoding homocysteine S-methyltransferase family protein, which translates to MFSRLLKKLSEGPLLLDGGMAAALSARGFPQSRPPELACLESPELLKEVHTGFRDSGSDVFLTNSFGGNEFRLEKHSLGSNQEEILLSSARIAREVAGSGVLVAGSMGPSGREDLSLQVLEAAFARQAEFLAKGGVDFFFIETMQNPEEAAAAVRGAERSGLEVCVSMCFPSGIPDDSLLAELVQRMEDTGAVAMGANCSPSSHGMPDLISRVSRFSSLPLIAKPSAGLPLMENGKPVYRLSPEDFACDLLRAQDAGASLLGGCCGVEAGHIAELHRQWKHP; encoded by the coding sequence ATGTTTTCCAGACTCTTGAAAAAGCTCTCCGAAGGCCCTCTGCTGCTCGATGGCGGGATGGCTGCCGCCCTCTCCGCAAGGGGCTTTCCGCAGTCCCGACCCCCGGAACTCGCCTGCCTGGAATCACCGGAACTCCTGAAGGAAGTCCACACCGGATTCCGGGATTCCGGATCCGATGTTTTTTTGACAAACAGCTTCGGTGGCAACGAATTTCGCCTAGAAAAGCACTCACTCGGCTCGAATCAGGAAGAAATCCTCCTTTCATCGGCAAGAATCGCAAGAGAAGTCGCCGGATCCGGAGTTCTGGTCGCCGGCAGCATGGGGCCTTCGGGTCGGGAGGATCTCTCCCTTCAAGTCCTGGAAGCGGCTTTTGCAAGACAGGCGGAGTTCCTGGCGAAAGGAGGCGTGGATTTCTTCTTCATCGAAACCATGCAGAATCCGGAGGAAGCGGCCGCCGCAGTCCGGGGTGCAGAGAGAAGTGGCCTGGAAGTCTGCGTCTCGATGTGTTTTCCCTCGGGGATTCCCGATGATTCCCTGCTCGCGGAACTCGTCCAGCGTATGGAAGACACAGGAGCGGTCGCCATGGGAGCCAACTGTTCTCCCTCGTCTCATGGCATGCCGGACCTGATTTCGCGCGTGAGTCGCTTCAGTTCCCTTCCCCTGATCGCAAAACCCTCGGCAGGTTTGCCCCTGATGGAAAATGGCAAACCTGTCTACCGGCTTTCGCCGGAGGACTTCGCCTGTGATCTGCTTCGGGCACAAGATGCGGGAGCCTCCCTGCTCGGAGGATGTTGCGGGGTGGAGGCCGGGCATATCGCCGAGCTGCATCGGCAGTGGAAGCATCCCTAG
- a CDS encoding nitrilase-related carbon-nitrogen hydrolase, protein MSRIVRAGLIQATLCADASKSVQEIKSAMLEKHLGLIDEAAEKGVQILCLQELFDGPYFAAEQDIKWYEMTERIPDGPTIRIMQEKAKQHDMVIVVPMYEEAETGVYYNTAAVIDADGTYLGKYRKHHIPHCNPGFWEKFYFRPGNLGYPVFDTAVGKVGVYICYDRHFPEGWRELGLGGAEIVFNPSATVQGLSEYLWKLEQPAAAVANIYYVGAINRPGTEAPWNFGEFYGTSYFANPRGQIIEEGPRLEDAVVVADLDMELIREVRNVWQFYRDRRPESYTKTVAP, encoded by the coding sequence ATGTCCAGAATCGTCAGGGCAGGGCTGATCCAGGCCACACTCTGTGCAGATGCCAGCAAGAGCGTGCAGGAAATCAAAAGCGCCATGCTCGAGAAACACCTGGGGCTGATTGATGAGGCCGCAGAAAAGGGTGTCCAGATTCTCTGCCTGCAGGAACTCTTCGACGGCCCCTATTTCGCCGCCGAGCAGGACATCAAGTGGTACGAGATGACCGAGCGGATTCCCGATGGCCCGACCATCCGGATCATGCAGGAAAAGGCGAAGCAGCATGATATGGTGATCGTCGTTCCCATGTACGAAGAAGCAGAAACCGGGGTTTACTACAACACGGCCGCCGTCATCGATGCCGATGGCACTTATCTGGGCAAGTACCGCAAGCACCACATCCCCCACTGCAATCCCGGCTTCTGGGAAAAGTTCTACTTCCGCCCGGGAAACCTGGGCTACCCGGTCTTTGATACGGCTGTCGGCAAGGTGGGAGTCTACATCTGCTACGACCGCCATTTCCCCGAAGGCTGGCGAGAGTTGGGACTGGGAGGCGCAGAGATCGTCTTCAATCCCTCTGCCACGGTTCAGGGCCTCAGCGAATACCTCTGGAAACTGGAGCAACCGGCCGCTGCCGTTGCCAATATCTACTATGTCGGAGCCATCAACCGCCCCGGTACCGAGGCTCCCTGGAACTTCGGAGAGTTCTACGGCACTAGCTATTTCGCCAATCCGAGGGGGCAGATCATTGAGGAGGGACCGCGCCTTGAAGATGCCGTCGTGGTGGCCGATCTCGACATGGAACTCATCCGGGAAGTGAGAAATGTCTGGCAGTTCTACCGGGACCGCCGTCCCGAATCCTATACGAAAACGGTCGCACCCTGA